From Seriola aureovittata isolate HTS-2021-v1 ecotype China chromosome 16, ASM2101889v1, whole genome shotgun sequence, one genomic window encodes:
- the maneal gene encoding glycoprotein endo-alpha-1,2-mannosidase-like protein, translated as MTRLRRKALIALFLFTLFIFGTMMGLRTLKPSDGFSDMAPGMDFIGERSDRRRLDVKDVVVSPGQFHMGSSDTKVVFTKSDRDYSIFYDVHIFYYLWYGSPSMDNKYIHWDHVLVPHWDPKIAASHAQGRHTPPEDIASSFYPELGPYSSRDPKVLESHMAQIEAAAAGVLVLSWYPPGVADDHGEPTEDLVPAVMDAAHRHSIKVAFHIQPYKGRTDQSMHDNIKYITDKYGKHGAFYRFRSSTGRILPLFYVYDSYLTPPESWAELLTAKGSHSVRGTPYDGIFVALIVEERHKHDILASGFDGMYTYFASNGFSFGSSHQNWKAIKTFCDANNLLFIPSVGPGYVDTAVRPWNNHNTRNRVNGRYYETSLQAALSVRPEIVTITSFNQWHEGTQIEKAVPKKTVTRLYLDYQPNQPGHYLELTRQWSENFNKEKDKWLM; from the exons ATGACTCGGCTGCGCAGGAAAGCGCTCATCGCACTTTTCCTCTTCACGCTCTTTATTTTCGGGACCATGATGGGACTCAGGACGCTGAAGCCCAGCGACGGCTTCTCGGACATGGCCCCCGGGATGGACTTCATCGGGGAGAGGTCCGACAGGCGGCGGCTGGACGTGAAAGACGTGGTGGTGTCGCCGGGTCAGTTCCACATGGGCAGCAGCGACACTAAAGTGGTTTTCACTAAATCTGACAGAGATTACAGCATTTTCTATGATGTGCACATATTCTATTACCTGTGGTACGGCTCTCCCAGCATGGACAACAAGTACATTCACTGGGATCACGTGTTGGTGCCACACTGGGACCCTAAGATTGCAGCCAGTCATGCCCAAGGAAGGCACACACCTCCAGAAGACATTGCCTCAAGTTTTTACCCTGAGCTGGGACCCTACAGCTCCAGGGACCCAAAGGTGCTGGAGTCACACATGGCCCAGATAGAAGCGGCTGCAGCAG GGGTGCTGGTGTTGTCCTGGTATCCTCCCGGGGTGGCGGACGACCACGGGGAGCCCACAGAGGACCTGGTTCCTGCTGTCATGGACGCCGCCCACAGGCACAGCATCAAG GTGGCCTTTCACATTCAGCCGTACAAAGGGCGGACGGACCAGAGCATGCATGACAACATCAAATACATTACTGACAA GTATGGAAAACACGGCGCCTTCTACAGATTCAGGTCCAGCACGGGGCGAATCCTGCCTCTGTTTTATGTCTACGACTCCTACCTGACACCACCAGAGTCCTGGGCGGAGCTCCTGACAGCTAAAGGCTCCCACAGCGTCAGGGGCACGCCTTACGACGGCATTTTCGTCGCCCTCATCGTCGAGGAGCGCCACAAACACGACATCCTAGCCAGCGGCTTCGATGGTATGTACACCTACTTTGCCTCCAACGGATTCTCCTTCGGTTCATCCCACCAGAACTGGAAAGCCATCAAGACCTTCTGCGACGCAAACAATCTGCTGTTCATCCCCAGCGTCGGCCCGGGGTACGTAGACACGGCCGTCCGACCGTGGAACAACCATAACACCAGGAACCGGGTGAACGGACGCTACTACGAGACATCCCTGCAGGCAGCTCTGTCCGTCAGACCAGAGATCGTCACCATCACCTCCTTTAATCAGTGGCATGAAGGAACGCAGATAGAGAAGGCGGTACCTAAGAAAACAGTCACCCGTTTGTACCTGGACTACCAACCCAACCAGCCTGGCCACTACCTGGAGCTCACGCGTCAGTGGTCTGAGAACTTCAACAAGGAGAAGGACAAATGGCTGATGTGA